One window of the Lepeophtheirus salmonis chromosome 7, UVic_Lsal_1.4, whole genome shotgun sequence genome contains the following:
- the LOC121121168 gene encoding peptidyl-glycine alpha-amidating monooxygenase B isoform X1 — translation MMYLNVVILLLCIVLAGSVQEENVEIRMPGAKPKGTDSYLCSGFKVEKTFAINNKSDSVYVTKFEGLAVASKAHHVLLYACSEPPKEEIWDCRHHSICHDYTTIMFAWAKNAEPLSMPPEVSFKLDPKEHKFLVLQVHYAHELPELDNTGIHFRFQREETKYSGGIYLLARSFLKIPPGTPVVHGEMNCKVKSNIPLHPFAFRTHAHSLGVVITGYKYSPEKNTFIEIARGNPQWPQTFYPIVNNVSLNSNDYLVARCTYNSTLKKKAVYIGAESDDEMCNLYLMYYMESKSADTIYCTDEQNPAITKIIPKDSDTPLPPNPKLEHIALYDKNTSTTKHGHRGHLDVSDQNIINPRRKGELEEDLEKNYKLSSIKMPGAIPNMVDDYRCVAYKASALFPEIKSKNRGMVHIMGFLTDAKSDKAHHLIVSHCKVPRGKEGEIFQCLHHGMCSSKDSKIMYAWAKDAPGMNLPPDAGFTVQGDEYVVLQVHYKHPLQNPDHTSLQLKYTLNKPSFKAGMVLLLRTSLTIPPHTLKTSGDVNCRIKTEDPMYLFAYRTHAHTLGSVITGYQYSFDTKTKKNSLNPLEIARGDPQLPQTFYPMENYVEVEDGDILAARCTYDSSNMTTTTQIGMTSGDEMCNLYLMYYSKSDQDFIICYDEQEGKLEVPKDSSDKIHGRLKRQAISSPYSTNTNGGGGAYAQVPVYGTSLNGYPPPPGGAYNSLPMYQPMILPHSYIPIQPPPVYIPQQQYTNTKAQSFDYRDDLPPKAEIVEDEIPKLKDRKSPSSTFGNTLSRKSITNSLKKPKNITRQGKTLYDSDLHPVPNWPPKATSDIFGQLSGVSLDVHGNAVIFHRGDRKWNADTFKRNNEYNGDRTKPIPQNTVLTLNPNGDIINAWGADMFFMPHMITIDSQNNVWVTDVALHQVMKFSPYGGTGAKKTPLIQLGKKFEPGSDKLHFCKPTSVAVTEDGRNFFVADGYCNSRIIKYQVRVDSNGYHQVSVDVILHWGEANGAGISSSLNNYAFNIPHGLTLAEDKGLICVADRENGRVQCFNILNGVFVKSYKPKVFGSSIYSVAYTPSNGGNLMALGGYEPFSFINGNKPQVYVLDINNENKVLSAFGKDVLQNPHDLAVSKDGSNVYTIELDPYKLTKFTNGKLLENNGPDAPPNIPPTETFETTPSSLTEHAKAVFNKHIENLGSYVPKTYITIVASVLSALLTLICSFCMIYKKCKKRGKGNMSRNKVQNSSWKSKKSLDLGDFLGRSKSGFTRLKTDEHDEDASSEDSDLEDFTVPALNA, via the exons aTGATGTATCTGAATGTAGTGATTCTACTTCTTTGCATTGTCCTTGCTGGATCTGTACAAGAAGAAAATGTAGAAATTCGCATGCCAGGCGCAAAACCCAAAGGAACAGACTCTTATCTCTGCTCTGGTTTCAAAGTCGAAAAAACCTTTGCTATTAATAACAAAAGTGATTCCGTTTATGTGACTAAGTTTGAAGGTCTTGCCGTAGCTTCCAAGGCTCACCATGTTCTTCTATATGCCTGCAGTGAGCCTCCTAAGGAAGAAATATGGGACTGCAGACATCACTCCATTTGTCATGATTATACTACAATCATGTTTGCATGGGCTAAAAATGCAGAGCCTTTGAGTATGCCTCCTGAAGTGAGCTTTAAGCTGGATCCAAAGGAGCATAAATTCCTCGTTCTACAGGTTCATTACGCTCATGAGTTACCAGAGTTGGATAATACGGGAATACACTTCCGGTTTCAACGAGAAGA GACAAAATATTCAGGTGGAATATATTTACTAGCCCGTTCCTTCTTAAAGATTCCTCCAGGAACACCTGTAGTACATGGTGAGATGAATTGCAAAGTCAAATCAAATATTCCGTTACACCCTTTCGCGTTCCGCACCCATGCTCATTCCCTCGGTGTTGTCATCACTGGATATAAATATTCACCAGAGAAGAATACATTCATAGAAATTGCTAGAGGAAATCCACAGTGGCCTCAAACATTTTATCCTATTGTGAATAATGTTTCATTGAATTCAAATGATTATCTCGTCGCCAGATGTACTTACAATtcaacacttaaaaaaaaagctgtTTACATCG GAGCTGAATCTGACGATGAAATGTGTAATTTGTATTTGATGTATTACATGGAATCAAAGTCTGCAGACACAATATATTGTACGGATGAACAGAATCCAGCGATTACGAAAATAATACCCAAAGATTCGGATACTCCATTACCACCAAATCCAAAGTTAGAACATATAGCTCTTTACGATAAAAATACCTCTACTACCAAACATGGACACAGAGGACATCTCGATGTATCTGATC aaaatataatcaatccaCGTCGAAAGGGTGAACTAGAAGaggatttagaaaaaaactacaaattatcCTCCATCAAAATGCCTGGAGCTATTCCAAACATGGTCGATGATTATCGATGCGTGGCATACAAAGCATCAGCTTTATTTCCTGAGATCAAGTCGAAGAATCGAGGTATGGTTCACATCATGGGCTTTTTAACTGATGCCAAATCAGATAAGGCTCATCATTTAATTGTAAGCCATTGCAAGGTTCCTAGAGGAAAGGAAGGGGAAATTTTTCAATGCTTACATCATGGAATGTGCTCTTCGAAAGACTCCAAGATAATGTATGCTTGGGCTAAAGATGCGCCTGGAATGAATTTACCACCGGATGCAGGGTTTACTGTACAGGGTGATGAGTATGTGGTTCTTCAAGTTCATTACAAACACCCCTTACAAAATCCGGATCACACTTCTCTTCAACTCAAATATACGTTGAACAA acCGAGTTTTAAAGCTGGAATGGTACTCTTACTCCGTACTTCACTTACTATCCCACCTCATACTCTTAAAACATCTGGGGATGTCAATTGTAGAATAAAAACAGAGGATCCAATGTATTTGTTTGCATATAGGACCCATGCACATACTCTTGGATCTGTGATCACTGGATATCAGTATTCTTTTGATACTAAAACGAAAAAGAACTCCTTAAATCCACTTGAAATTGCTCGAGGAGATCCGCAGTTACCTCAAACATTTTATCCAATGGAGAACTACGTGGAAGTGGAAGATGGGGATATTCTTGCCGCACGCTGTACCTATGACTCTAGCAACATGACAACCACAACGCAAATTG GTATGACTTCTGGCGATGAGATGTGCAACCTATACTTGATGTATTATTCTAAAAGCGACCAAGATTTCATCATTTGCTATGATGAACAAGAGGGGAAGTTAGAGGTGCCAAAGGACTCATCAGATAAGATTCACGGTAGATTAAAAAGACAAGCAATTTCTTCTCCCTATTCAACTAACACAAATGGTGGAGGTGGGGCATATGCTCAGGTACCCGTCTACGGGACTTCGTTGAATGGATATCCTCCTCCCCCTGGAGGAGCATATAATTCTTTACCTATGTATCAACCAATGATCCTACCTCATTCTTATATTCCAATTCAGCCTCCCCCTGTTTATATTCCACAACAGCAATATACTAACACTAAGGCCCAGTCTTTTGACTATAGGGATGATCTTCCTCCGAAGGCAGAAATTGTAGAGGATGAGATCCCGAAGCTTAAAGACAGGAAAAGTCCTTCATCCACCTTCGGAAATACACTCTCACGAAAATCTATCACTAACAGTTTAAAGA aacCCAAAAACATCACACGTCAAGGTAAGACATTATACGACTCTGATCTACATCCCGTTCCCAATTGGCCACCCAAAGCTACAAGTGACATATTTGGACAATTATCTGGTGTTTCTTTGGATGTTCACGGAAATGCCGTCATTTTTCATCGTGGTGATCGAAAATGGAATGCAGACACTTTTAAGAG GAACAATGAATATAACGGAGATCGTACGAAACCCATTCCCCAAAATACAGTACTTACTCTGAACCCGAATGGAGATATAATTAACGCATGGGGAGCTGACATGTTTTTCATGCCACACATGATTACAATTGACTCGCAAAATAATGTTTGGGTAACAGATGTTGCCCTTCATCAAGTCATGAAGTTTTCTCCTTACGGAGGTACTGGAGCAAAAAAGACACCCCTCATTCAGCTAGGCAAAAAA TTTGAGCCAGGAAGTGACAAATTGCATTTTTGCAAACCCACCTCTGTTGCTGTCACTGAGGACGGAAGAAACTTTTTTGTTGCTGATGGCTATTGCAATTCTCGCATCATTAAATATCAAGTACGTGTTGATTCCAACGGCTATCATCAAGTGAGCGTTGATGTCATATTGCATTGGGGTGAAGCAAATGGAGCTGGTATATCCTCCTCTTTAAATAACTATGCTTTTAATATCCCTCATGGTCTGACCTTGGCTGAAGATAAGGGCTTAATCTGTGTAGCAGATCGAGAAAATGGGCGAGTTCAATGCTTCAACATATTGAATGGTGTATTTGTTAAATCATATAAACCCAAAGTTTTTGGAAGTTCGATCTATAGCGTGGCTTATACTCCATCCAATG GTGGAAATTTGATGGCGCTTGGTGGATACGAACCTTTCTCCTTCATTAATGGAAATAAACCCCAAGTTTATGTTTTAGACATTAACAACGAAAATAAAGTGCTTTCTGCATTTGGGAAAGATGTTTTACAGAATCCACACGATTTGGCAGTCTCAAAAGATGGAAGCAATGTCTATACTATCGAATTAGACCCctataaattaacaaagtttACTAATG gaAAACTCCTTGAAAACAATGGACCAGATGCTCCTCCGAATATACCACCCACAGAGACCTTCGAAACAACTCCTTCATCCCTCACTGAGCATGCAAAGGCTGTTTTCAACAAGCACATAGAAAATCTGGGCAGCTATGTTCCCAAAACTTATATCACCATAGTGGCCTCAGTCCTATCCGCCTTGTTGACCCTTATTTGTAGTTTTTGCATGATTTACAAGAAATGCAAGAAGCGGGGGAAAG GAAACATGTCACGAAACAAGGTTCAAAATTCATCctggaaaagtaaaaaatcattaGATCTAGGGGATTTCCTTGGAAGATCAAAATCCGGATTCACACGCTTAAAGACGGACGAGCATGACGAAGACGCATCGAGTGAGGATTCAGATCTGGAGGATTTCACAGTACCTGCTCTCAatgcataa
- the LOC121121168 gene encoding peptidyl-glycine alpha-amidating monooxygenase B isoform X4, which yields MMYLNVVILLLCIVLAGSVQEENVEIRMPGAKPKGTDSYLCSGFKVEKTFAINNKSDSVYVTKFEGLAVASKAHHVLLYACSEPPKEEIWDCRHHSICHDYTTIMFAWAKNAEPLSMPPEVSFKLDPKEHKFLVLQVHYAHELPELDNTGIHFRFQREETKYSGGIYLLARSFLKIPPGTPVVHGEMNCKVKSNIPLHPFAFRTHAHSLGVVITGYKYSPEKNTFIEIARGNPQWPQTFYPIVNNVSLNSNDYLVARCTYNSTLKKKAVYIGAESDDEMCNLYLMYYMESKSADTIYCTDEQNPAITKIIPKDSDTPLPPNPKLEHIALYDKNTSTTKHGHRGHLDVSDQNIINPRRKGELEEDLEKNYKLSSIKMPGAIPNMVDDYRCVAYKASALFPEIKSKNRGMVHIMGFLTDAKSDKAHHLIVSHCKVPRGKEGEIFQCLHHGMCSSKDSKIMYAWAKDAPGMNLPPDAGFTVQGDEYVVLQVHYKHPLQNPDHTSLQLKYTLNKPSFKAGMVLLLRTSLTIPPHTLKTSGDVNCRIKTEDPMYLFAYRTHAHTLGSVITGYQYSFDTKTKKNSLNPLEIARGDPQLPQTFYPMENYVEVEDGDILAARCTYDSSNMTTTTQIGMTSGDEMCNLYLMYYSKSDQDFIICYDEQEGKLEVPKDSSDKIHGKTLYDSDLHPVPNWPPKATSDIFGQLSGVSLDVHGNAVIFHRGDRKWNADTFKRNNEYNGDRTKPIPQNTVLTLNPNGDIINAWGADMFFMPHMITIDSQNNVWVTDVALHQVMKFSPYGGTGAKKTPLIQLGKKFEPGSDKLHFCKPTSVAVTEDGRNFFVADGYCNSRIIKYQVRVDSNGYHQVSVDVILHWGEANGAGISSSLNNYAFNIPHGLTLAEDKGLICVADRENGRVQCFNILNGVFVKSYKPKVFGSSIYSVAYTPSNGGNLMALGGYEPFSFINGNKPQVYVLDINNENKVLSAFGKDVLQNPHDLAVSKDGSNVYTIELDPYKLTKFTNGKLLENNGPDAPPNIPPTETFETTPSSLTEHAKAVFNKHIENLGSYVPKTYITIVASVLSALLTLICSFCMIYKKCKKRGKGNMSRNKVQNSSWKSKKSLDLGDFLGRSKSGFTRLKTDEHDEDASSEDSDLEDFTVPALNA from the exons aTGATGTATCTGAATGTAGTGATTCTACTTCTTTGCATTGTCCTTGCTGGATCTGTACAAGAAGAAAATGTAGAAATTCGCATGCCAGGCGCAAAACCCAAAGGAACAGACTCTTATCTCTGCTCTGGTTTCAAAGTCGAAAAAACCTTTGCTATTAATAACAAAAGTGATTCCGTTTATGTGACTAAGTTTGAAGGTCTTGCCGTAGCTTCCAAGGCTCACCATGTTCTTCTATATGCCTGCAGTGAGCCTCCTAAGGAAGAAATATGGGACTGCAGACATCACTCCATTTGTCATGATTATACTACAATCATGTTTGCATGGGCTAAAAATGCAGAGCCTTTGAGTATGCCTCCTGAAGTGAGCTTTAAGCTGGATCCAAAGGAGCATAAATTCCTCGTTCTACAGGTTCATTACGCTCATGAGTTACCAGAGTTGGATAATACGGGAATACACTTCCGGTTTCAACGAGAAGA GACAAAATATTCAGGTGGAATATATTTACTAGCCCGTTCCTTCTTAAAGATTCCTCCAGGAACACCTGTAGTACATGGTGAGATGAATTGCAAAGTCAAATCAAATATTCCGTTACACCCTTTCGCGTTCCGCACCCATGCTCATTCCCTCGGTGTTGTCATCACTGGATATAAATATTCACCAGAGAAGAATACATTCATAGAAATTGCTAGAGGAAATCCACAGTGGCCTCAAACATTTTATCCTATTGTGAATAATGTTTCATTGAATTCAAATGATTATCTCGTCGCCAGATGTACTTACAATtcaacacttaaaaaaaaagctgtTTACATCG GAGCTGAATCTGACGATGAAATGTGTAATTTGTATTTGATGTATTACATGGAATCAAAGTCTGCAGACACAATATATTGTACGGATGAACAGAATCCAGCGATTACGAAAATAATACCCAAAGATTCGGATACTCCATTACCACCAAATCCAAAGTTAGAACATATAGCTCTTTACGATAAAAATACCTCTACTACCAAACATGGACACAGAGGACATCTCGATGTATCTGATC aaaatataatcaatccaCGTCGAAAGGGTGAACTAGAAGaggatttagaaaaaaactacaaattatcCTCCATCAAAATGCCTGGAGCTATTCCAAACATGGTCGATGATTATCGATGCGTGGCATACAAAGCATCAGCTTTATTTCCTGAGATCAAGTCGAAGAATCGAGGTATGGTTCACATCATGGGCTTTTTAACTGATGCCAAATCAGATAAGGCTCATCATTTAATTGTAAGCCATTGCAAGGTTCCTAGAGGAAAGGAAGGGGAAATTTTTCAATGCTTACATCATGGAATGTGCTCTTCGAAAGACTCCAAGATAATGTATGCTTGGGCTAAAGATGCGCCTGGAATGAATTTACCACCGGATGCAGGGTTTACTGTACAGGGTGATGAGTATGTGGTTCTTCAAGTTCATTACAAACACCCCTTACAAAATCCGGATCACACTTCTCTTCAACTCAAATATACGTTGAACAA acCGAGTTTTAAAGCTGGAATGGTACTCTTACTCCGTACTTCACTTACTATCCCACCTCATACTCTTAAAACATCTGGGGATGTCAATTGTAGAATAAAAACAGAGGATCCAATGTATTTGTTTGCATATAGGACCCATGCACATACTCTTGGATCTGTGATCACTGGATATCAGTATTCTTTTGATACTAAAACGAAAAAGAACTCCTTAAATCCACTTGAAATTGCTCGAGGAGATCCGCAGTTACCTCAAACATTTTATCCAATGGAGAACTACGTGGAAGTGGAAGATGGGGATATTCTTGCCGCACGCTGTACCTATGACTCTAGCAACATGACAACCACAACGCAAATTG GTATGACTTCTGGCGATGAGATGTGCAACCTATACTTGATGTATTATTCTAAAAGCGACCAAGATTTCATCATTTGCTATGATGAACAAGAGGGGAAGTTAGAGGTGCCAAAGGACTCATCAGATAAGATTCACG GTAAGACATTATACGACTCTGATCTACATCCCGTTCCCAATTGGCCACCCAAAGCTACAAGTGACATATTTGGACAATTATCTGGTGTTTCTTTGGATGTTCACGGAAATGCCGTCATTTTTCATCGTGGTGATCGAAAATGGAATGCAGACACTTTTAAGAG GAACAATGAATATAACGGAGATCGTACGAAACCCATTCCCCAAAATACAGTACTTACTCTGAACCCGAATGGAGATATAATTAACGCATGGGGAGCTGACATGTTTTTCATGCCACACATGATTACAATTGACTCGCAAAATAATGTTTGGGTAACAGATGTTGCCCTTCATCAAGTCATGAAGTTTTCTCCTTACGGAGGTACTGGAGCAAAAAAGACACCCCTCATTCAGCTAGGCAAAAAA TTTGAGCCAGGAAGTGACAAATTGCATTTTTGCAAACCCACCTCTGTTGCTGTCACTGAGGACGGAAGAAACTTTTTTGTTGCTGATGGCTATTGCAATTCTCGCATCATTAAATATCAAGTACGTGTTGATTCCAACGGCTATCATCAAGTGAGCGTTGATGTCATATTGCATTGGGGTGAAGCAAATGGAGCTGGTATATCCTCCTCTTTAAATAACTATGCTTTTAATATCCCTCATGGTCTGACCTTGGCTGAAGATAAGGGCTTAATCTGTGTAGCAGATCGAGAAAATGGGCGAGTTCAATGCTTCAACATATTGAATGGTGTATTTGTTAAATCATATAAACCCAAAGTTTTTGGAAGTTCGATCTATAGCGTGGCTTATACTCCATCCAATG GTGGAAATTTGATGGCGCTTGGTGGATACGAACCTTTCTCCTTCATTAATGGAAATAAACCCCAAGTTTATGTTTTAGACATTAACAACGAAAATAAAGTGCTTTCTGCATTTGGGAAAGATGTTTTACAGAATCCACACGATTTGGCAGTCTCAAAAGATGGAAGCAATGTCTATACTATCGAATTAGACCCctataaattaacaaagtttACTAATG gaAAACTCCTTGAAAACAATGGACCAGATGCTCCTCCGAATATACCACCCACAGAGACCTTCGAAACAACTCCTTCATCCCTCACTGAGCATGCAAAGGCTGTTTTCAACAAGCACATAGAAAATCTGGGCAGCTATGTTCCCAAAACTTATATCACCATAGTGGCCTCAGTCCTATCCGCCTTGTTGACCCTTATTTGTAGTTTTTGCATGATTTACAAGAAATGCAAGAAGCGGGGGAAAG GAAACATGTCACGAAACAAGGTTCAAAATTCATCctggaaaagtaaaaaatcattaGATCTAGGGGATTTCCTTGGAAGATCAAAATCCGGATTCACACGCTTAAAGACGGACGAGCATGACGAAGACGCATCGAGTGAGGATTCAGATCTGGAGGATTTCACAGTACCTGCTCTCAatgcataa